A window from uncultured Desulfobacter sp. encodes these proteins:
- a CDS encoding chemotaxis protein CheX gives MDVTLINPFINATINVLETMAFVTVTAGKPYLKKDNIAVGDVTGVLGLTGVAQGTIAVTFEEKCILTVVSNMFGEKMDGLNEEIADAVGELTNMISGQARRELDEIGKVFKAAIPSVVTGKGHTIRHYGNGPKIAIPFKTDGGKFTIEVCFER, from the coding sequence TTGGATGTCACACTGATAAATCCATTCATCAATGCAACCATTAACGTATTGGAGACGATGGCCTTTGTCACGGTTACGGCGGGAAAGCCATATCTTAAAAAAGATAATATCGCCGTGGGTGATGTCACGGGTGTCCTGGGACTGACCGGTGTCGCCCAGGGAACCATTGCCGTCACGTTTGAAGAGAAATGTATTTTAACGGTTGTCTCCAACATGTTCGGAGAAAAAATGGACGGGCTCAATGAAGAAATAGCCGATGCCGTTGGTGAATTAACCAATATGATTTCCGGGCAGGCCCGGCGGGAGCTTGATGAAATAGGCAAGGTGTTCAAGGCTGCCATACCTTCAGTGGTCACGGGGAAAGGACATACCATCCGACACTATGGGAATGGCCCTAAAATCGCAATCCCGTTCAAAACCGATGGTGGAAAATTTACAATTGAGGTGTGTTTTGAAAGATAG
- a CDS encoding PilZ domain-containing protein: protein MSISDKDDRRKYSRVIFATKIEIHMLDESGQNAQFDAHSKDLSQKGVFAETDKRPSLDTMCRVNIYLSGGIDDLKLEIQGRIVRHTDTGFGVAFESMDLDTFTHLKNVVLYNSEDSD, encoded by the coding sequence TTGAGCATTTCAGACAAAGACGACAGGCGAAAATATTCCAGGGTAATTTTTGCAACCAAAATCGAAATCCACATGCTTGACGAATCCGGCCAAAATGCCCAGTTTGATGCCCATTCAAAGGATTTGAGCCAGAAAGGCGTATTTGCCGAGACCGATAAGCGCCCATCCTTGGATACGATGTGCCGGGTGAATATCTATCTATCCGGAGGCATAGACGATCTCAAACTGGAAATTCAGGGACGAATCGTCAGACACACGGATACAGGATTCGGCGTAGCGTTTGAGTCCATGGATTTAGATACATTTACCCATCTTAAAAATGTAGTCTTATATAATAGTGAAGACTCGGATTAA
- a CDS encoding Lrp/AsnC family transcriptional regulator, which translates to MDKTDLEILKILQKKARIPNVEVARRIGMAPSAVLERIKKLEAKKIIQGYEVRLDPEMFGGAMIAFVNIQVARPSKIRETGELLATIEQVQEVHYLAGGDTLMLKIKTSGNTALEELIQTRIADVSSVTATKTFIVLSTFKESAKIKLPDDI; encoded by the coding sequence ATGGATAAAACAGACCTGGAAATTCTTAAGATTCTGCAGAAAAAAGCCAGAATTCCCAATGTCGAGGTTGCCAGGCGCATTGGTATGGCCCCTTCCGCAGTGCTTGAGCGCATTAAAAAGCTGGAAGCAAAAAAGATCATCCAGGGGTATGAGGTTCGTCTGGACCCGGAAATGTTCGGTGGGGCCATGATCGCCTTCGTCAATATTCAGGTGGCCCGCCCGTCCAAAATCCGGGAAACCGGCGAACTGCTTGCAACCATTGAACAGGTCCAGGAAGTCCACTATCTGGCCGGGGGAGACACCCTGATGCTTAAAATCAAGACGTCCGGCAATACGGCCCTGGAAGAGTTGATTCAAACCCGGATCGCCGATGTGAGCAGCGTAACGGCGACCAAAACGTTTATTGTGCTTTCCACGTTCAAGGAAAGCGCCAAAATAAAACTGCCGGATGATATTTAA
- a CDS encoding tetratricopeptide repeat protein — protein MRELIPTYLKILSSAWTVFFFMFMPAPSAMAAHSVIKAIHVKDNPFSVTVDMTGTAPVKVVRVGDREVLVAIKNARIAKGVRIDGKNNPNLESVHMEALDGNVVALMVTGKHPSEETINPSFNADNQLTVILNKVVNIAASVPKAAPEPDSQPQTVPEPSVPAVPAATKPEKQVAAQAQEPGEPPTLADTATDPGMQQPESQTQASPTTQPPKKVTGLAKAKEERKEVPLYIPPTRQASRFKGDISDMYRGEDPLQGCGANAVENAMLLVKKQLYKEAGAILEQYLFEENPFCIEQVYYLRAYVNFMGVENNDPAGLLTAERMFQDAIVAFPKSINLPFAYAAMGLIHTRLNNSATAEGYFDIISKDFPDYSGMPEVEYHLAEIYNDRGYTDKAMQLYKKVFESPISNGYISDAGLGYGKALFENLRYYDALSVLNYVIQNDVKKVYESSDLLKYTADANFELGLSKGARENYIRLLNLYPDVKDPDMALSKAGDAYGMENQEKKAIKLYELVREKYPDSPGYINASIGIARYLKTDAEKMEIYEMVKKRFPDNTYARIAMMRLAEIYQKNGEYDKCIKEIEDLLSTHPRGLRYEAVKLMQKAYEALFKEQLKADEYTSVLMRYESEKMKLNKMGGRLIPFYVGQAYLQADLYEEAFNQLISAYKLYKRSERPALLLFGLGKAMDESGRDNDALKLLDAFTKRFPKDKNRVEALTRIGQIYIEQGNFSKADDSFVLAYKAGGDALAKGQILMLRAGIYQKKSDLKTAADLQAQAVKAFAASPGEHYEILADAYKTLGSTYLAMKSYGQAANAFAKALDFSQGDRAKANIGFLLGDAYQKGNALDKAKETFQQVVQSYDSVWARLAQQRLTTMGLAEKMINS, from the coding sequence ATGAGAGAATTAATCCCCACATACCTGAAGATTTTATCATCGGCCTGGACCGTATTTTTCTTCATGTTTATGCCGGCGCCATCGGCCATGGCCGCACATTCTGTTATCAAAGCAATTCACGTCAAGGACAATCCCTTTTCCGTGACGGTGGATATGACCGGAACTGCCCCTGTAAAAGTGGTCCGTGTCGGCGATCGGGAAGTTTTGGTGGCCATTAAAAATGCACGGATTGCCAAAGGGGTGCGCATTGATGGAAAAAACAATCCCAACCTTGAATCCGTCCATATGGAAGCCCTCGACGGAAATGTCGTTGCCCTGATGGTTACAGGCAAACACCCCAGTGAAGAAACAATTAATCCCTCTTTTAATGCTGACAATCAACTGACCGTGATTTTAAATAAAGTGGTAAATATTGCCGCTTCCGTTCCCAAAGCGGCACCGGAACCGGATTCCCAGCCTCAGACCGTCCCAGAACCGTCAGTCCCGGCAGTGCCCGCTGCAACCAAACCTGAAAAACAAGTTGCAGCTCAGGCACAGGAGCCCGGTGAGCCCCCCACCCTTGCCGATACCGCCACTGATCCTGGGATGCAGCAACCAGAGTCCCAAACCCAAGCGTCCCCGACAACACAGCCCCCAAAAAAGGTGACCGGCCTGGCCAAGGCAAAAGAAGAAAGAAAGGAAGTACCGCTTTATATACCGCCAACGCGTCAGGCCAGTCGTTTTAAAGGCGATATCAGCGATATGTACCGCGGCGAGGACCCGTTGCAGGGCTGCGGGGCCAATGCAGTTGAAAACGCCATGCTTCTGGTGAAAAAACAGTTGTACAAAGAAGCCGGGGCCATTCTGGAACAATATCTATTTGAAGAAAATCCATTTTGTATAGAACAGGTCTACTATCTAAGGGCTTATGTCAACTTTATGGGTGTTGAAAACAATGATCCGGCAGGGCTTTTAACTGCAGAACGCATGTTTCAGGATGCCATAGTGGCTTTTCCGAAATCAATCAATCTTCCCTTTGCCTATGCGGCCATGGGATTAATTCATACCCGTTTGAACAACAGCGCCACCGCCGAAGGGTATTTTGATATTATCAGCAAAGATTTTCCAGACTACTCCGGTATGCCTGAGGTCGAGTACCATCTGGCCGAAATTTATAATGACAGAGGATACACGGACAAAGCAATGCAGTTGTATAAGAAGGTGTTTGAGTCCCCAATAAGCAACGGTTATATATCGGATGCAGGATTGGGCTATGGCAAGGCCTTGTTTGAAAACCTGCGGTATTATGACGCGTTGAGCGTGCTTAATTATGTCATACAAAATGACGTAAAAAAGGTGTATGAATCTTCCGACCTGCTCAAATATACCGCAGATGCCAATTTTGAACTGGGTTTAAGTAAAGGGGCCCGGGAAAATTATATCCGGCTGTTGAATCTCTATCCTGATGTCAAAGACCCTGACATGGCCCTAAGCAAGGCCGGAGATGCCTACGGCATGGAGAATCAGGAAAAAAAGGCGATCAAGCTGTACGAACTTGTCCGGGAAAAATATCCTGACTCCCCGGGATATATCAATGCCTCCATCGGGATTGCCAGATACCTCAAAACCGATGCGGAAAAGATGGAAATCTACGAAATGGTCAAGAAACGGTTTCCTGACAATACCTATGCCCGGATCGCCATGATGCGCCTGGCTGAAATTTATCAGAAAAACGGCGAATATGATAAATGCATCAAAGAGATTGAGGACCTGTTGTCCACCCATCCCAGGGGGTTGCGCTACGAAGCGGTCAAGCTGATGCAAAAAGCTTACGAGGCGTTGTTTAAGGAACAATTAAAAGCAGATGAATACACCTCCGTATTGATGCGGTATGAATCCGAAAAAATGAAGCTAAACAAAATGGGCGGCAGACTGATTCCCTTTTATGTGGGCCAGGCCTATTTGCAGGCAGATCTCTATGAGGAGGCATTTAATCAGTTGATCTCCGCCTATAAACTTTATAAGAGATCAGAACGCCCGGCCTTACTTTTGTTTGGACTGGGCAAGGCCATGGACGAGTCCGGCAGGGATAACGACGCCTTAAAACTGTTAGATGCTTTTACGAAAAGATTTCCAAAAGATAAAAACCGGGTGGAGGCCCTGACCCGGATCGGGCAGATTTACATTGAACAAGGTAATTTCTCAAAGGCGGATGATAGTTTTGTCTTAGCGTATAAAGCCGGGGGAGACGCACTGGCAAAGGGGCAAATACTCATGCTGCGTGCAGGCATTTACCAAAAAAAATCAGACCTGAAAACGGCGGCAGACCTCCAGGCTCAGGCGGTAAAAGCATTCGCCGCATCTCCCGGCGAACATTACGAGATCCTGGCAGATGCCTACAAAACACTGGGGTCAACCTACCTGGCAATGAAATCCTATGGCCAGGCAGCCAATGCCTTTGCCAAAGCCCTTGATTTTTCACAAGGAGACCGGGCCAAGGCCAATATCGGTTTTTTGCTGGGGGATGCCTACCAGAAAGGCAATGCCCTGGATAAGGCCAAAGAGACCTTTCAACAGGTCGTACAGTCTTACGACTCAGTCTGGGCCCGGCTTGCCCAGCAGCGCTTGACGACCATGGGGCTGGCGGAAAAAATGATCAATTCATAA
- the flgB gene encoding flagellar basal body rod protein FlgB yields the protein MADSRIFGHTYEMMGQSLDISTRRHNLIAGNIANMDTIGYTPSDIDFQSALKRAMAEPEPDYLGKTNEKHLPGNIEGAAGQIKGMDSEDVDIYHLDSVNIDTEMMNLMENNVKFRSTAEMLLRKMTILNYAIDEGGK from the coding sequence ATGGCCGATTCAAGAATTTTCGGGCACACGTACGAGATGATGGGACAAAGCTTGGACATCTCAACCCGGCGGCATAACCTGATCGCAGGCAATATCGCCAACATGGATACCATCGGATATACGCCCAGCGATATAGATTTTCAAAGTGCGCTCAAACGGGCCATGGCTGAACCGGAACCCGATTATCTGGGCAAAACCAATGAAAAACATCTACCCGGCAACATTGAAGGGGCGGCCGGACAAATCAAAGGGATGGACAGCGAAGATGTGGATATCTACCACTTGGATTCGGTGAACATCGATACGGAGATGATGAATTTGATGGAAAACAATGTGAAATTCAGATCCACGGCCGAAATGCTGCTGCGAAAAATGACCATACTCAACTATGCCATTGATGAGGGAGGAAAATAA
- the flgC gene encoding flagellar basal body rod protein FlgC, with amino-acid sequence MDLLNASKISGTALAAHRMKLNVIAENLANVDTTDSKEGGPYRRKMVVFKGENIDSFESVVQKKIRKDQSGQIELSPIEFEEEKKSDNGTGVKVDQIVRSQEDFHLVYNPAHPDADPDTGYVKMPNVDHLTEISDMMVARRSYEASVTALSTTKNMISKALEIGK; translated from the coding sequence ATGGATTTACTGAATGCATCAAAAATCAGCGGCACCGCCCTTGCGGCCCATCGTATGAAACTCAACGTCATTGCTGAAAACCTGGCCAACGTGGATACCACCGACAGCAAAGAAGGCGGACCCTATCGCAGAAAAATGGTGGTATTCAAAGGCGAAAATATCGACTCATTTGAAAGTGTGGTGCAAAAAAAAATTAGAAAGGATCAGTCCGGCCAGATTGAATTATCCCCCATTGAGTTTGAGGAAGAAAAAAAATCGGATAACGGCACGGGGGTCAAGGTGGATCAAATTGTCAGGTCCCAGGAGGATTTTCATCTGGTGTACAATCCGGCCCACCCCGACGCAGATCCGGACACAGGCTATGTAAAGATGCCCAATGTGGATCATTTAACCGAAATCTCAGACATGATGGTGGCCCGACGCAGTTATGAAGCCAGTGTCACGGCACTATCCACCACCAAAAACATGATCAGCAAGGCCCTTGAGATAGGCAAATAA
- a CDS encoding sigma-54 dependent transcriptional regulator, giving the protein MSGQRLFLIIENPKERMTYTDLLEGMGFLVDAVPEGSDALSHLLAQKPAVVVADDGTPGFSALDFLKQAADSDAGVPKTIILTQDPVMEYAVSLMQHGAMDYLIKPVDPRQLELSVKKSLATSIAPQPQEKEKTVKHKAVQIITQDPRMDKLLKLAARVADSSASVLIQGESGTGKELLARFLHEKSTRCHQPFIAINCAALPENLLESELFGHEKGAFTGALAKKAGKFELADKGTLFLDEITEMQFHLQSKLLRVLQEKVVDRVGGTQPVDVDVRVIATTNRDAKEAVETQAFREDLFYRLNTIPLVIPPLRDRRRDIEPLCDFFIKKYCRIDARSVKGLTDQALSVLLNHAFPGNVRELENVIHRAVLLAEADMITPSDLLMDDDADLPMSDDTEFPESAGAEDVSPGSLKEMEQKMIFRTLDQTEGNRTHAAKILGISVRTLRNKLNEYKVPL; this is encoded by the coding sequence ATGTCTGGACAACGATTATTTCTCATCATTGAAAATCCCAAAGAACGCATGACCTATACCGACCTGTTGGAAGGGATGGGTTTTCTGGTTGATGCCGTGCCCGAAGGCTCGGATGCGCTGTCCCACCTGCTCGCCCAAAAACCGGCCGTGGTCGTGGCCGACGATGGTACGCCGGGGTTCTCGGCATTGGATTTTCTTAAACAGGCCGCCGATTCCGACGCCGGGGTCCCCAAAACCATTATCCTTACCCAGGACCCTGTGATGGAGTATGCCGTAAGTCTCATGCAGCACGGCGCCATGGACTATCTGATTAAACCCGTTGACCCAAGACAACTTGAGCTCAGCGTTAAAAAATCCCTGGCAACATCCATTGCCCCCCAGCCCCAGGAAAAAGAAAAAACAGTCAAGCATAAAGCAGTTCAAATTATTACCCAGGACCCCAGAATGGATAAGCTGCTCAAGCTTGCCGCCCGGGTGGCGGATTCGTCGGCATCGGTACTCATCCAGGGCGAAAGCGGCACAGGCAAGGAGCTGCTGGCAAGATTTTTACACGAAAAAAGCACCCGATGTCATCAGCCGTTTATCGCCATTAACTGCGCCGCGCTGCCCGAGAACCTCCTGGAAAGCGAATTGTTCGGCCATGAAAAAGGCGCTTTCACCGGCGCATTGGCAAAAAAAGCGGGCAAGTTTGAACTGGCCGACAAGGGTACGCTGTTTCTGGACGAAATCACGGAGATGCAGTTTCACCTTCAATCCAAACTCCTGCGGGTGCTCCAGGAAAAAGTCGTAGACCGGGTGGGGGGCACCCAACCCGTGGATGTGGATGTCCGAGTCATCGCCACCACCAACCGGGATGCCAAGGAGGCAGTGGAAACCCAGGCCTTCCGGGAGGATCTGTTTTACCGCCTCAACACCATTCCATTGGTTATCCCCCCCCTGCGGGACCGTCGTCGGGACATTGAACCCCTATGCGATTTTTTCATAAAAAAATACTGCAGGATTGACGCAAGGTCTGTCAAAGGATTGACAGATCAGGCCCTTTCCGTGCTGCTTAACCACGCCTTTCCCGGCAATGTCCGGGAACTTGAAAATGTAATCCATCGTGCCGTACTTCTTGCTGAAGCAGATATGATCACCCCGTCTGATCTGCTTATGGATGATGATGCAGACCTCCCCATGTCCGATGATACCGAGTTCCCGGAATCCGCTGGGGCTGAAGACGTTTCCCCAGGCTCACTCAAAGAGATGGAACAGAAAATGATTTTCAGAACACTGGACCAAACCGAGGGAAACCGGACCCATGCCGCCAAAATTCTGGGAATCAGTGTCAGAACCCTTCGCAACAAATTGAACGAATACAAAGTCCCCCTCTAA
- a CDS encoding HD domain-containing phosphohydrolase, which translates to MDKDNVKILVVDDENGILDVTEVFFERKGYQVYTAGNGETALDIINREKIDCVFTDINMPVMDGLELAEQIRHIDSTLPVVVMTGYPSLENTIQTLKNGVVDYLIKPVNLEQMELTLRRILRERGLFVENLILKEEVERQERLRKLNNELVKKVEEVNTLNRVMEDFSAIDSSYEIFNKVVRLGVEELKADLVFFHVYSEQDSSLVLVDKAAAKNKTYPASHAADIPEKEKYFIIESLGSDYTPCLVPDASGIPSMKRQVHSFMVAPLKIRDKIFGIVSAYIFQDSRFFGEQDIYYLNFITQKAASGIENIALYENIYENLFSTLFAFVTALEVRDLYTRKHSTRVAQVAHMIGEEMGCSDEELDMINVAGSLHDIGKIGIRDDILLKPGRLTADEYEKIKEHPAIGADIISNLGLWGREAQIIRHHHERFDGTGYPDGLQGVQIPKLARILSVADSYDAMASDRAYRKKMDKDVVIDIIIKNSGSQFDPDVVNNFLRVATQDLPDDF; encoded by the coding sequence ATGGACAAGGACAATGTTAAAATTCTAGTGGTAGATGACGAAAACGGCATTCTGGATGTCACCGAAGTTTTTTTTGAAAGAAAGGGCTACCAGGTATATACTGCAGGCAACGGGGAAACCGCCCTGGATATCATCAACCGGGAAAAAATAGATTGCGTGTTTACCGATATCAATATGCCCGTGATGGACGGCCTTGAACTTGCCGAACAGATCCGTCATATTGACAGTACGCTGCCCGTTGTGGTGATGACCGGGTATCCATCCCTTGAAAACACCATACAGACTTTGAAAAACGGCGTTGTGGACTACCTGATCAAGCCGGTCAACCTTGAGCAGATGGAGTTGACCCTTCGCAGGATATTACGGGAACGCGGGCTTTTCGTTGAAAACCTGATTCTCAAAGAAGAGGTGGAACGTCAGGAGCGCCTGCGCAAACTCAACAATGAACTGGTCAAAAAAGTCGAGGAAGTCAATACCTTAAACCGGGTCATGGAAGATTTTTCCGCCATTGATTCCAGTTACGAAATTTTTAACAAGGTTGTCCGGTTGGGTGTCGAAGAACTCAAGGCGGACCTGGTTTTTTTTCATGTGTATTCGGAACAGGACAGTTCCCTGGTTCTTGTGGACAAAGCCGCCGCGAAAAACAAAACGTATCCGGCATCCCACGCCGCAGATATTCCCGAGAAGGAAAAATACTTCATCATAGAGTCGCTGGGAAGTGATTACACGCCCTGCCTTGTACCGGATGCCTCTGGCATTCCGTCAATGAAACGGCAGGTACATTCCTTTATGGTTGCACCACTGAAAATCCGGGATAAAATTTTCGGTATTGTTTCAGCCTATATTTTCCAGGACTCCCGTTTTTTCGGCGAACAGGACATTTACTATTTGAATTTTATCACCCAGAAAGCGGCCTCGGGCATTGAAAATATCGCTCTATATGAAAATATATATGAAAATCTGTTTTCCACCCTGTTTGCGTTTGTTACAGCCCTTGAAGTCAGGGATCTCTATACCCGCAAACATTCAACCCGGGTAGCCCAGGTCGCTCACATGATCGGCGAAGAGATGGGGTGTTCCGACGAAGAACTTGACATGATCAATGTGGCTGGCAGCCTTCATGATATCGGTAAAATAGGCATCAGAGACGATATTCTATTAAAGCCCGGACGCCTTACCGCAGATGAATACGAAAAAATTAAAGAGCATCCGGCCATCGGTGCCGATATAATAAGCAACCTGGGCCTGTGGGGCAGGGAAGCCCAGATCATACGGCATCACCATGAACGTTTCGACGGCACAGGATATCCCGACGGACTTCAAGGCGTGCAAATTCCCAAGCTTGCAAGGATATTATCAGTTGCCGACAGTTATGACGCCATGGCCTCGGACAGGGCCTATCGAAAAAAAATGGATAAAGATGTCGTTATCGATATTATCATTAAGAATTCAGGCTCCCAGTTTGACCCTGATGTAGTGAACAATTTTCTTCGGGTGGCGACCCAGGACCTGCCGGATGATTTTTAA
- a CDS encoding diaminopimelate decarboxylase yields the protein MPMSPEFKDRLSSVVQDAVSAFGTPFHIYDETGIIQTCKALNEAFAPIEGFKEYFAVKGLPNPTVMALLKAQGFGFDCSSVPEIELARKVGSNADDIMFTSNNTTREQLRAAMDNGGSIVNLDDISLIPKLPAIPDLLCFRYNPGATRQGNDIIGKPEEAKYGLTREQIFSAYEQVKALGVKRFGLHTMMASNELNFQYMIDTADMLLGLIEDLNRTLDIRFEFINIGGGLGIPYTPNAKPFNLEGMAKGIIRSFENFKTKNGWVPKLYMESARYITGPHGVLVTSVINHKNTYRNYVGVDASMSALMRPGMYGAYHHIHIHDKPASAPLKTVDVVGALCENNDKFSIQRQLPETQHGDILIIHDTGAHGHAMGFNYNGQLRPKELLLKTDGSIELIRRAETMDDYFATLNFEPKTIVPKQG from the coding sequence ATGCCCATGTCACCTGAATTCAAAGATAGACTGTCCTCGGTGGTCCAGGATGCCGTATCCGCATTTGGCACCCCTTTTCACATCTACGATGAGACCGGGATCATTCAAACATGCAAGGCCCTGAATGAGGCCTTTGCCCCCATTGAGGGATTCAAAGAGTATTTTGCCGTAAAAGGCCTGCCCAATCCCACGGTGATGGCACTTCTCAAAGCCCAGGGGTTTGGTTTTGACTGTTCCTCGGTTCCGGAAATAGAACTGGCCCGCAAAGTCGGAAGCAATGCCGACGATATCATGTTTACCTCCAACAACACCACCCGGGAGCAGTTGCGAGCCGCCATGGATAATGGCGGAAGCATCGTAAACCTGGATGATATCTCCCTGATTCCAAAGCTCCCGGCCATACCTGATCTGCTTTGCTTCAGATACAACCCCGGCGCCACACGCCAGGGAAACGACATTATCGGCAAGCCTGAAGAAGCCAAATATGGTTTGACCCGGGAACAGATTTTTTCAGCCTATGAACAGGTTAAAGCCCTTGGTGTCAAAAGATTCGGCCTGCATACCATGATGGCTTCCAATGAGCTTAATTTTCAATACATGATTGACACGGCAGACATGCTGCTTGGGTTGATTGAGGATTTAAACCGCACCCTTGATATTCGTTTTGAATTTATTAATATCGGCGGCGGATTAGGTATCCCCTACACCCCGAATGCCAAACCCTTCAATCTTGAAGGTATGGCCAAGGGAATTATCCGTTCTTTTGAGAATTTTAAAACGAAAAACGGCTGGGTTCCCAAATTGTATATGGAAAGCGCCCGGTATATCACAGGTCCCCATGGTGTCCTTGTAACTTCCGTGATCAATCACAAAAATACGTACCGCAACTATGTGGGCGTGGATGCGTCGATGTCTGCATTGATGCGCCCTGGGATGTATGGGGCCTACCATCACATCCATATCCATGACAAACCGGCATCCGCCCCCTTAAAAACCGTGGATGTTGTGGGCGCCTTGTGTGAAAATAATGACAAGTTTTCCATCCAAAGGCAGTTGCCCGAAACCCAGCATGGCGACATCCTGATTATTCACGACACCGGAGCCCACGGACATGCCATGGGTTTTAACTACAACGGCCAGCTTCGCCCCAAGGAACTCTTGCTCAAAACCGACGGCAGCATAGAACTGATCCGTCGGGCAGAGACAATGGATGATTATTTTGCCACATTAAATTTTGAGCCCAAAACCATTGTTCCCAAACAAGGCTGA
- a CDS encoding sigma-54 dependent transcriptional regulator — translation MAQATAEKTTGSVDAPPKAVPDFDRNGIAGVSKGLMAVLERVRKVARSDSSVLITGESGTGKELIARAIHKNSARKDGPMVVINCGAIPSELLESELFGHEKGAFTGAHRARTGRFEIADKGTIFLDEIGDMSPDLQVKLLRALQERRFERVGGSQTISVDIRVISATNKNLNAAIADNEFREDLYYRLNVIPINILPLRERIEDIMPLIDHFQSGFARRNAEYVAKIFPDSVKQVLETYEWPGNIRELENLVERLSVLVETDTVSIADLPSCMTDAGTDATPVCVAGVFRNDIGFNEAVESYQKSLITHALNKTGWVKAKAAELLKMNRTTLVEKIKKMDIEPEDEMPVF, via the coding sequence ATGGCCCAAGCAACTGCCGAAAAAACTACAGGTTCTGTTGACGCCCCGCCCAAAGCGGTCCCGGATTTTGACCGCAACGGCATTGCCGGTGTGAGCAAAGGACTGATGGCCGTGCTTGAACGGGTGCGCAAGGTTGCGCGCTCGGATTCATCGGTGCTTATCACAGGCGAAAGCGGGACGGGCAAGGAACTTATAGCCCGGGCCATCCATAAAAATTCAGCAAGAAAAGACGGCCCCATGGTGGTCATCAACTGCGGGGCCATTCCCAGTGAACTTCTGGAAAGTGAGCTGTTCGGCCACGAAAAAGGTGCTTTCACCGGTGCCCATCGTGCACGTACCGGTCGTTTTGAAATTGCAGATAAAGGGACGATTTTTCTGGATGAAATCGGAGACATGAGTCCGGATCTACAGGTAAAACTATTACGTGCCTTGCAGGAAAGACGATTCGAACGGGTGGGCGGATCCCAGACCATATCAGTGGACATTAGGGTCATTTCAGCCACAAACAAAAACCTGAATGCCGCCATAGCGGATAATGAATTCAGAGAAGACCTGTATTATCGCCTTAACGTCATTCCCATCAACATTCTGCCCCTGCGGGAACGCATTGAAGACATCATGCCCCTGATAGACCATTTCCAGTCCGGATTCGCACGACGCAACGCCGAATACGTGGCCAAGATATTTCCAGATTCGGTAAAACAGGTGCTTGAGACCTATGAATGGCCTGGAAATATCCGGGAGCTTGAAAATCTGGTGGAACGATTGTCAGTGCTTGTGGAAACCGATACCGTCAGCATCGCTGATCTGCCAAGCTGTATGACCGATGCCGGAACAGATGCCACCCCGGTCTGTGTGGCCGGCGTGTTCCGGAATGACATCGGATTTAATGAAGCCGTGGAATCATATCAAAAATCTTTAATTACCCACGCCTTGAATAAAACCGGGTGGGTTAAAGCCAAGGCAGCTGAACTGTTAAAAATGAACCGGACGACCCTGGTGGAAAAAATAAAGAAAATGGATATTGAACCGGAAGATGAGATGCCGGTTTTTTGA
- a CDS encoding response regulator — MDTSIKILIVDDFATMRRILKNILKQLGFKNLVEADDGTTAWDVLESQEIDLIISDWNMPKMTGLELLKKVRASDKYKKSPFLMVTAEAQKQNVIEAVQAGVSNYVVKPFTAEAISDKLKKILK; from the coding sequence ATGGACACATCCATCAAGATTTTAATAGTTGACGATTTTGCGACCATGCGCCGTATTCTGAAGAATATTTTAAAACAGCTTGGTTTTAAAAATCTGGTGGAGGCCGATGATGGTACAACGGCCTGGGACGTCCTTGAAAGCCAGGAGATTGATCTGATTATTTCTGACTGGAACATGCCCAAAATGACGGGGCTTGAACTATTGAAAAAAGTGAGGGCCAGTGATAAGTACAAAAAATCACCTTTTTTGATGGTTACGGCTGAAGCCCAGAAACAGAACGTCATAGAAGCTGTACAAGCCGGGGTCTCCAATTACGTGGTCAAGCCGTTTACAGCAGAGGCGATTTCCGACAAACTCAAAAAAATCCTTAAGTAA